In Ruminiclostridium papyrosolvens DSM 2782, the following proteins share a genomic window:
- a CDS encoding ATP-binding protein: MLETLIKILIYLFSAGVHLVLLMRIKSIKYSRQLHHICALNIFILFMWTILALSNIIWDSITGHKIYFIYFLGSVCAFILPATLIILCILLVKNKISSLATYILICIPPATSTVMLVTNSFHKLFIKEISADANTMVFGSYYYVHCTWQLVYATFAVLYLVYFSLKYTNCLTKQILFVVSGIIMPIAVDYVVYLNYFSNLPISLPDSIHALSYCFTTVCLAVAIRKYRFLDTLPIAIRSIVDYISDSFVVIDYKNKILEMNKNFKREFGSIIKQNESDFSKVMSNDNFYNLKNQISQMTSKGGTHQNTKFEQEFLINNTVRYFEIEIIHVYAHEQYIAILILFHDMTEHMQVIKLMEENAKQMIEKARLVSLHNLIGGISHNMKSPLMSSSGGILALKNHTRKIENLITDMNNSGEYSEYLEIVSDMRKWEDSIKNYLVYMSDIITAVKEQAASMIGNQNRRFEVKEVFSKLELLLDFELKRSNCSLNSIINVSEDTYIEGDISSLTQILGNAVINATQAYSQGGVINLIADKKPEGILFTIQDFGKGIPTEIKDRIFNEMVTTKGKDGSGLGLYFANIAIKSQFRGSISIESEEGKGTTIYITIPIKMTN; encoded by the coding sequence ATGCTTGAAACACTAATAAAAATACTAATTTATTTATTTTCTGCAGGAGTACATTTAGTACTCCTAATGAGAATAAAGAGTATAAAATATTCAAGGCAGCTGCATCATATCTGCGCTTTGAATATTTTTATACTGTTTATGTGGACTATACTCGCGTTGTCAAATATTATATGGGACAGTATTACGGGACACAAAATATACTTTATTTACTTTTTGGGTTCAGTCTGTGCATTTATTCTACCTGCAACTCTCATTATACTTTGCATACTCTTGGTAAAGAACAAAATCAGCTCTCTTGCAACGTATATACTGATTTGCATTCCCCCTGCAACAAGTACGGTAATGCTTGTTACCAATAGCTTTCATAAGCTTTTTATAAAAGAAATTTCAGCAGATGCCAATACAATGGTGTTTGGGAGCTATTATTATGTTCATTGTACATGGCAATTGGTTTATGCAACTTTTGCGGTTTTATACCTTGTATATTTCAGCTTGAAATACACAAACTGCCTTACAAAACAAATACTTTTTGTAGTATCAGGTATAATCATGCCTATAGCAGTAGATTATGTGGTATATCTGAACTATTTTTCAAATCTGCCTATTTCATTGCCGGACAGCATACACGCATTGAGTTATTGCTTTACAACAGTGTGTTTGGCAGTTGCAATAAGAAAATACAGGTTTCTTGATACCCTTCCTATTGCAATAAGGAGTATAGTAGACTACATAAGCGATTCGTTTGTAGTAATAGATTATAAAAATAAAATTCTTGAAATGAACAAGAACTTTAAAAGAGAATTTGGCTCAATAATAAAGCAAAATGAGAGTGATTTTTCTAAAGTCATGAGTAATGACAATTTTTATAATCTTAAAAATCAAATATCCCAAATGACTTCTAAGGGGGGAACACACCAGAATACCAAATTTGAGCAGGAATTCTTAATAAATAATACCGTACGCTACTTTGAAATAGAAATTATACATGTATATGCTCATGAGCAATATATTGCGATACTTATATTATTTCATGACATGACAGAGCATATGCAGGTGATAAAGCTCATGGAAGAGAATGCAAAACAAATGATTGAAAAGGCAAGATTAGTTTCGTTGCATAATCTTATAGGTGGTATTTCTCATAATATGAAATCTCCGCTGATGTCATCATCGGGAGGTATTCTTGCTCTGAAAAACCATACCCGCAAAATAGAGAACCTGATAACTGATATGAATAATAGTGGGGAGTACTCTGAATATCTGGAAATTGTATCTGACATGAGAAAGTGGGAGGACTCAATAAAAAATTACCTTGTTTATATGTCAGACATAATTACCGCAGTTAAAGAACAGGCGGCCAGTATGATTGGAAACCAGAATAGAAGATTTGAAGTTAAGGAGGTGTTCTCAAAGCTTGAACTATTGTTGGATTTCGAGTTAAAAAGGTCCAATTGCAGCCTAAACAGTATTATAAATGTTAGTGAGGATACTTATATAGAAGGAGACATTTCTTCATTGACTCAAATTCTTGGCAACGCAGTAATAAATGCGACACAGGCATATAGTCAAGGCGGTGTAATTAATTTGATAGCCGACAAGAAGCCCGAAGGTATTTTATTTACTATACAGGATTTTGGAAAAGGAATTCCAACAGAGATAAAGGATAGAATTTTTAACGAAATGGTTACAACTAAAGGCAAAGATGGCTCAGGTCTTGGGTTGTATTTTGCAAATATTGCCATTAAAAGTCAATTTAGAGGTTCTATATCCATTGAGTCGGAAGAAGGTAAAGGAACTACAATATATATAACCATTCCCATAAAAATGACTAATTGA
- a CDS encoding RHS repeat domain-containing protein yields MTDKTGTTARTYDEENRVTTKKAPGFGTTTYTYDNSEGGGLYSETAEDFKHNLTKKVYDKVGRLYEVISGKKTTTYEYYGNGSRKTVTYSDGAKEEYTYYKDGLNKTLTNKKADGTVIDTYNYTYDEAHNQTTKTDRKGTTSYNYDSLNRLEKVTEPNGRTTGYTFDKAGNRLTETILAGKVSVTTTYTYNEQNRLVSTVKRSGAETITDTYRFDNNGNIVSKTAETVKPVATSVSGGFSLEKSGQSTTSNLTNYKFDVWNQLVKTTAGKKTATYSYNAEGYRVTKTENQRTTNYLYEADKVVLETDIEGNETARNIYGLNLLTRTAQNDTMNYMYNGHGDVTALVGENGAIQATYYYDAFGNITEQTGDVNNNITYAGYQYDKETDLYYLNARYYDSKTARFLSEDTYTGNTNDPLSLNLYTYCHNEPVMYVDPSGHWQESDKNLIQSARIAISQLTDIYVTTSDPEVKRACATQAAAIRNCSANIAKTPQYSEVGMLYGQQLKKDGYVSASDWLKISNTYKKESTQNAIIGLKMAENQYVPSNYKNQAVKFTMNTVTAGVKKSTTQTKPQANSSPSPRVTNNVKGTGNNEDVLKRMKEEINQKWENGKYEVAYDVAVDIEKYIQKAEVLYGIKIVDDSIIPVRKQIELAVIDYMRNGAVSREIASFGTPNLEQVALIGFMLGASAGSSSRSFITKDDFKGFNFSNQGTGKAVPEIQTSRVGQWMSKAEYEQFVKTGEIPRTNVLTKGKEGYIKQANPGDYYVEFNVDSSLLVTKNEELGWSLVKSKNDMYLKLAEKKGQTLPAPNGTNITHVTTK; encoded by the coding sequence ATGACTGACAAAACGGGGACTACTGCCAGAACCTATGACGAAGAAAACAGAGTAACAACCAAAAAAGCACCGGGCTTTGGTACAACAACATATACCTATGATAATTCTGAGGGGGGAGGCTTGTACTCTGAAACTGCTGAGGATTTCAAACACAACCTTACAAAAAAAGTATACGACAAAGTAGGAAGACTATATGAAGTAATATCAGGCAAAAAGACCACAACATACGAATATTACGGCAACGGCAGCAGAAAAACCGTAACCTACAGTGACGGAGCAAAAGAGGAATACACCTACTACAAGGACGGACTAAATAAAACCCTCACAAACAAAAAAGCTGACGGAACAGTAATAGACACCTATAACTATACCTATGATGAAGCCCACAACCAGACTACAAAGACAGACAGAAAAGGAACAACCAGCTATAACTACGACAGTCTCAACAGACTTGAAAAGGTAACGGAGCCAAACGGCAGGACAACGGGATATACCTTTGACAAGGCAGGAAACAGGCTTACAGAAACCATATTGGCAGGTAAGGTTTCAGTAACCACTACATATACCTACAACGAGCAGAACAGGCTTGTATCAACAGTAAAAAGAAGCGGAGCAGAAACAATAACCGACACATACAGGTTTGACAACAACGGAAACATAGTATCAAAAACTGCAGAAACGGTAAAACCCGTTGCCACGTCTGTATCAGGTGGCTTCAGTCTGGAGAAGTCAGGTCAGAGTACAACAAGCAATTTAACCAACTATAAGTTCGATGTCTGGAACCAGTTAGTCAAAACCACAGCAGGAAAGAAAACAGCAACCTATTCCTATAACGCAGAAGGCTATCGGGTAACCAAGACCGAAAACCAGCGTACCACAAATTACCTATATGAAGCAGACAAGGTAGTACTGGAAACAGACATAGAAGGCAACGAGACAGCCAGAAACATCTATGGATTAAATCTCCTGACAAGAACTGCTCAAAATGATACAATGAACTATATGTACAACGGCCACGGAGACGTAACCGCATTAGTAGGAGAAAACGGAGCAATCCAAGCAACCTACTACTATGACGCCTTCGGAAACATAACAGAACAGACGGGAGACGTTAACAACAACATAACCTACGCAGGTTACCAGTACGACAAAGAAACAGACCTCTACTACCTGAATGCAAGGTACTATGACAGCAAAACAGCCAGATTCCTAAGTGAGGATACTTATACAGGTAACACAAATGATCCGTTGAGTTTGAATTTGTATACGTATTGTCATAATGAGCCGGTGATGTATGTTGATCCGAGTGGACATTGGCAGGAAAGTGACAAAAATTTAATTCAAAGTGCTAGAATTGCAATATCTCAGCTAACAGATATTTATGTTACAACAAGTGACCCGGAAGTAAAAAGAGCGTGTGCTACACAAGCAGCAGCTATACGAAATTGTTCTGCCAATATTGCAAAGACGCCTCAATATTCTGAAGTTGGCATGTTGTATGGGCAACAATTGAAAAAAGACGGTTATGTTTCAGCCAGCGATTGGCTAAAAATCAGTAACACGTATAAAAAGGAGTCAACTCAGAATGCTATAATTGGGTTAAAAATGGCTGAAAATCAATATGTCCCAAGTAATTATAAAAATCAAGCTGTTAAATTTACAATGAACACTGTTACTGCTGGAGTTAAGAAATCAACAACACAGACAAAACCTCAAGCTAACTCTAGTCCTAGTCCGAGGGTAACAAATAATGTTAAGGGGACGGGGAATAATGAAGATGTTCTAAAGAGAATGAAGGAAGAAATAAATCAGAAGTGGGAAAACGGAAAATACGAGGTTGCTTATGATGTAGCAGTTGATATTGAGAAGTATATTCAAAAAGCAGAAGTATTATATGGTATAAAAATTGTTGATGATTCTATCATACCAGTAAGAAAACAAATAGAATTAGCAGTTATAGATTACATGCGTAATGGAGCAGTAAGTAGAGAGATAGCAAGTTTTGGTACTCCAAACCTTGAACAAGTGGCTTTGATTGGATTTATGCTTGGTGCTAGTGCGGGAAGTAGCAGCAGAAGCTTTATTACCAAAGATGACTTTAAGGGATTTAACTTTAGCAATCAGGGAACGGGTAAGGCTGTTCCAGAAATTCAGACATCAAGAGTTGGACAGTGGATGTCAAAAGCTGAATATGAGCAATTTGTTAAAACAGGAGAGATACCAAGGACTAATGTTTTGACAAAAGGAAAAGAAGGGTACATTAAACAAGCTAACCCTGGAGACTATTATGTTGAGTTTAATGTAGATTCATCATTGCTGGTCACAAAGAATGAAGAATTAGGTTGGTCTTTAGTTAAATCAAAGAATGATATGTATTTGAAATTAGCGGAAAAGAAAGGGCAAACTCTGCCTGCACCAAATGGAACGAACATAACTCATGTAACTACAAAGTAA
- a CDS encoding RHS repeat domain-containing protein, which yields MTDKTGTTARTYDEENRVTTKKAPGFGTTTYTYDNSEGGGLYSETAEDFKHNLTKKVYDKAGRLYEVISGKKTTTYEYYGNGSRKTVTYSDGAKEEYAYYKDGLNKTLTNKKADGTVIDTYNYTYDEAHNQTTKTDRKGTTSYNYDSLNRLEKVTEPNGRTTGYTFDKAGNRLTETILAGAVSVTTTYTYNEQNRLVSTVKRSGAETITDTYRFDNNGNIVSKTAETVKPVAASVSGGFSLEKSGQSTTSNVTNYKFDVWNQLVKTTAGKKTATYSYNAEGYRVSKTENERTTNYLYEADKVVLETDVEGNETARNIYGLNLLTRTAQNDTMNYMYNGHGDVTALVGENGAIQATYYYDAFGNITEQTGDVNNNITYAGYQYDKETDLYYLNARYYDSKTARFLSEDTYTGNTNDPLSLNLYTYCANEPIMYVDPSGHRTLEQGMSGDDVRNLQTMLITLGYKGENGKAFKATGYFGTDTLAALNKYKDNVLPAGNRGSNRGLAGETTLAYLNYSYNMHYANNFTESNSRAYAANNARYTFNQQLSNVKSSNKPVAPKTSTNMGTTVNSKGSGEAASSKGVGNSGTITGNKIGMSSIDFEKMPQSYKDSFNQLIDSIMNAKDDTELSIYTQMLNTWINNMSSPQGQWISKGVYYTSGVGGGLIQIVGGGTEALLGWGVATGGTVLTAGLASEIAVPTGGYLMIDGGGNVAEGLQKAINTIRGKQSESEETWNFVKRAFIKLSPDNGEDIYNLTQIGIGVFSMTEGVMSLPENAGKTLTWGKNIKNAKIWGSKTQTSLVSIGNTLVIETKTESGMMLQQTILNGKKLAKEEFFITLDGYGISDNSSSLTNK from the coding sequence ATGACTGACAAAACGGGGACTACTGCCAGAACCTATGACGAAGAAAACAGAGTAACAACCAAAAAAGCACCGGGCTTTGGTACAACAACCTATACCTATGATAATTCTGAGGGGGGAGGCTTGTACTCTGAAACTGCTGAGGATTTCAAACACAACCTTACAAAAAAAGTATACGACAAAGCAGGAAGACTTTATGAGGTGATATCAGGCAAAAAGACCACAACATACGAATATTACGGCAACGGCAGCAGAAAAACCGTAACCTACAGTGACGGAGCAAAAGAGGAATACGCCTACTACAAGGACGGATTAAATAAAACCCTCACAAACAAAAAAGCTGACGGAACAGTAATAGACACCTATAACTATACCTATGATGAAGCCCACAACCAGACTACAAAGACAGACAGAAAAGGAACAACCAGCTATAACTACGACAGTCTCAACAGACTTGAAAAGGTAACGGAGCCAAACGGCAGGACAACGGGATATACCTTTGACAAGGCAGGAAACAGGCTTACAGAAACCATATTGGCAGGTGCGGTTTCAGTAACCACTACATATACCTACAACGAGCAGAACAGGCTTGTATCAACAGTAAAAAGAAGCGGAGCAGAAACAATAACAGACACATACAGGTTTGACAACAACGGAAACATAGTATCAAAAACTGCAGAAACGGTAAAACCCGTTGCCGCGTCTGTATCAGGGGGCTTCAGTCTGGAGAAGTCAGGACAGAGTACAACAAGCAATGTGACCAACTATAAGTTCGATGTTTGGAACCAGTTAGTCAAAACCACAGCAGGAAAGAAAACAGCAACCTATTCCTATAACGCAGAAGGCTACAGGGTATCCAAGACTGAAAACGAGCGTACCACAAACTACTTGTATGAAGCTGACAAGGTAGTACTGGAAACAGATGTAGAAGGCAACGAGACAGCCAGAAACATCTATGGATTAAATCTCCTGACAAGAACTGCCCAAAATGATACAATGAACTATATGTACAACGGCCACGGAGACGTAACCGCGTTAGTAGGCGAAAACGGAGCAATCCAAGCAACCTACTACTACGACGCCTTCGGAAACATAACAGAACAGACGGGAGACGTTAACAACAACATAACCTACGCAGGTTACCAGTACGACAAAGAAACAGACCTCTACTACCTGAATGCAAGGTACTATGACAGCAAAACAGCCAGATTCCTAAGTGAGGATACTTATACAGGCAACACAAATGATCCGTTGAGTTTGAATTTGTATACGTATTGTGCTAATGAACCTATAATGTATGTTGACCCGAGTGGACATAGGACATTAGAGCAAGGAATGAGTGGGGATGATGTAAGAAATTTACAGACCATGTTGATTACACTTGGTTATAAGGGTGAAAACGGAAAAGCTTTTAAAGCAACAGGTTATTTTGGTACGGATACTTTAGCTGCACTTAATAAATATAAGGATAATGTTCTTCCAGCAGGAAATAGAGGAAGTAATAGAGGGTTAGCTGGAGAAACAACTTTAGCATATCTTAATTATTCATATAATATGCACTATGCAAATAATTTCACTGAAAGTAATTCAAGAGCATATGCAGCAAATAATGCAAGGTATACGTTTAATCAACAGCTATCAAATGTGAAGAGTTCGAATAAACCTGTTGCACCAAAAACAAGCACCAATATGGGAACAACGGTGAATTCAAAAGGTTCCGGAGAGGCGGCATCTAGTAAGGGCGTGGGTAATAGTGGGACTATAACAGGGAATAAAATTGGAATGTCTTCCATTGATTTTGAAAAAATGCCACAATCATATAAGGATTCGTTTAATCAGTTGATTGACAGTATTATGAATGCAAAAGATGATACAGAACTGTCCATATATACTCAAATGCTAAATACATGGATTAACAACATGAGTTCACCTCAAGGGCAATGGATATCAAAAGGTGTTTATTATACATCTGGTGTTGGCGGTGGGCTGATTCAAATCGTTGGTGGTGGCACAGAGGCACTTCTTGGCTGGGGAGTTGCAACAGGTGGAACCGTCTTGACCGCAGGATTGGCCAGTGAAATTGCAGTACCTACAGGTGGATATTTAATGATTGACGGTGGGGGAAATGTAGCTGAAGGATTACAAAAAGCTATAAATACCATACGTGGGAAACAGTCAGAAAGTGAAGAAACTTGGAATTTTGTAAAAAGAGCGTTTATTAAGTTGAGTCCAGATAATGGAGAAGATATATATAATCTTACGCAGATAGGGATTGGTGTATTTTCAATGACAGAAGGTGTTATGTCTTTGCCTGAAAATGCTGGTAAAACGCTGACATGGGGAAAAAATATAAAAAACGCTAAAATATGGGGTTCAAAAACTCAGACTTCTTTGGTGAGTATAGGTAATACACTGGTTATTGAAACAAAGACAGAAAGTGGTATGATGTTACAACAGACTATCCTTAATGGAAAAAAATTAGCAAAAGAAGAATTTTTTATCACATTGGATGGTTATGGTATATCGGATAATAGCAGTTCTCTCACTAATAAATAA
- a CDS encoding DUF5104 domain-containing protein: MMKQIIVILLIVSMFFLCSCSLGESRVQMLNKDNDEGKADARLEQIIEAIKSKDKDSLKTVFSKQALNEAEDLDGRMDYLFNFVQGNVESWKTIVHGATTESIEHGSSIKKSSSWYYVNTDKKKYLLFFLECTTDTDHPENVGVYMLQVIQAEDKDTQFDGGGPKTRCAGIYKPEE, from the coding sequence ATGATGAAACAAATTATAGTTATTCTATTAATAGTAAGTATGTTTTTTTTATGTTCTTGTTCCTTAGGGGAATCAAGAGTACAAATGTTAAACAAAGATAATGACGAAGGGAAAGCTGATGCTAGGTTAGAACAAATTATTGAAGCAATAAAAAGCAAGGATAAAGATTCTTTAAAAACGGTATTTTCCAAGCAGGCACTGAATGAAGCAGAAGACCTTGACGGACGAATGGATTATTTGTTTAATTTTGTCCAAGGAAACGTTGAGTCATGGAAAACGATTGTACATGGTGCTACTACAGAATCAATTGAGCATGGGAGTAGTATTAAAAAGTCAAGTTCGTGGTATTATGTTAATACTGATAAAAAGAAATACTTATTGTTCTTTTTGGAATGTACTACTGATACAGACCATCCTGAAAACGTTGGTGTGTATATGCTGCAAGTAATACAAGCAGAAGACAAAGACACACAGTTTGATGGTGGTGGTCCAAAGACCCGTTGTGCTGGTATCTATAAACCGGAAGAATAA
- a CDS encoding DUF2247 family protein, with amino-acid sequence MDGLAISVDYDFVSKQVKLTWKDILYGIEKKYLPPDAAIEHAITEVSCNDDFPQQVMDLVSLHKSESESVYPFLMKLANQVTDENDEIMIEKWLYLLLEWVYKHKNSYSDPLSIVEQLYADFDYPELIATFIRYMPSDEPDLGSLELNEARLYKKWKSYLDSQKERFSNKIEGDFNY; translated from the coding sequence ATGGACGGTTTAGCGATATCGGTAGATTATGATTTTGTATCAAAGCAAGTTAAATTAACATGGAAGGACATTCTATACGGAATTGAAAAAAAGTACCTTCCACCAGACGCTGCAATTGAACATGCTATTACTGAGGTTTCTTGTAATGACGATTTCCCTCAGCAAGTAATGGATTTAGTATCTTTACATAAGAGTGAATCTGAATCAGTTTATCCATTTTTAATGAAGTTAGCTAATCAAGTTACTGATGAAAATGATGAAATCATGATTGAGAAATGGTTGTATTTATTATTAGAGTGGGTATATAAACATAAAAATAGCTATTCAGACCCACTTAGTATAGTTGAACAGCTATATGCTGACTTTGATTATCCAGAGCTTATTGCCACTTTTATTCGTTATATGCCATCTGATGAACCTGATTTAGGCTCATTAGAATTAAATGAGGCACGTCTATATAAGAAGTGGAAAAGCTACTTGGATAGTCAAAAAGAGCGGTTTTCGAATAAGATTGAAGGGGATTTTAACTACTAA
- a CDS encoding helix-turn-helix domain-containing protein, which yields MEEQFKVIIIDDEPGVIDAIKANLSSEYIVDGFVTSKEGIDAIRENNYDLLILDYFIDSMNGKQITEKIRKTDDELYIMLLTGRAEEAPGLETLKNLDIQMYCEKSANFEEILIMVESARKSVEHSRKEGSFGIRLKRLRRIHNISQEELGKVLGVGRTAIANWETNQTEPTGENIKKLAELFRVTTDYLLCYKANFGDTPNLAKK from the coding sequence ATGGAAGAACAATTCAAAGTAATTATTATTGATGATGAACCGGGAGTTATTGATGCAATAAAAGCAAATCTTTCGTCCGAATATATTGTTGATGGATTTGTGACTTCAAAGGAAGGCATTGATGCAATAAGGGAAAATAATTACGACCTCTTGATTTTAGACTATTTTATTGATTCCATGAATGGAAAACAAATAACCGAAAAGATAAGAAAAACAGATGATGAGCTGTACATTATGCTTCTTACCGGAAGAGCTGAAGAAGCTCCGGGTTTGGAGACACTTAAAAATCTTGATATTCAGATGTATTGCGAAAAATCAGCAAATTTTGAAGAAATACTGATTATGGTTGAATCAGCAAGAAAATCTGTAGAACATTCAAGAAAAGAAGGAAGCTTTGGTATTCGTTTAAAAAGGTTAAGGAGAATCCATAACATAAGTCAGGAAGAATTAGGTAAAGTCTTAGGTGTAGGCCGCACAGCCATAGCAAACTGGGAAACCAATCAAACTGAGCCTACAGGGGAAAACATAAAAAAACTCGCAGAACTTTTCAGAGTAACAACAGACTATTTGCTTTGTTACAAGGCCAATTTTGGAGATACCCCTAATCTGGCAAAAAAATAG
- a CDS encoding O-acetyl-ADP-ribose deacetylase — protein MTKNIRRMEIMCQAIDKRISVIKGDITKLEVDAIVNAANSSLLGGGGVDGAIHKAGGREILEECIKIRNKQGGCAIGEAVITNAGYLKAKFVIHTVGPVWNEGTKGEVELLDRCYKNSFQLAHEHNVKSIAYPCISTGIYRFPKDIAAKVAVNKIISLLLEHTSIEKVIFVCFDDANYLEYKKYI, from the coding sequence ATGACAAAAAATATAAGAAGGATGGAAATTATGTGCCAAGCTATTGATAAAAGAATTTCAGTAATTAAAGGCGATATTACAAAGCTTGAAGTTGATGCTATTGTTAATGCAGCTAATAGTAGCTTACTTGGGGGTGGAGGGGTTGATGGCGCTATTCATAAAGCAGGAGGAAGAGAAATTTTAGAGGAATGTATAAAAATCAGGAATAAACAAGGTGGTTGTGCTATTGGAGAGGCAGTTATAACTAATGCAGGCTATTTGAAAGCAAAGTTTGTTATACATACGGTTGGACCTGTTTGGAATGAAGGTACAAAGGGAGAAGTTGAGTTGCTTGATAGGTGCTATAAAAATTCATTTCAATTAGCACATGAGCATAATGTAAAGAGTATAGCATACCCTTGTATTAGTACGGGTATATATCGCTTTCCCAAAGATATTGCGGCAAAAGTAGCAGTAAATAAAATTATTTCACTTTTATTGGAGCACACCAGTATTGAGAAAGTTATATTTGTTTGCTTTGATGATGCAAACTATTTGGAGTACAAGAAATATATTTAG
- a CDS encoding fascin domain-containing protein, protein MSFMGARVAVKTSNGEYLCIEKVNNLLTSGMYDETRHDIIFTVPAALSGTYIQTHTRDLLSVADDGHIRIKPSNESITNTETFDFICLGMNKVAIRANNGKFVSYKKDNNKKLCAVSDTIGPDEIFEIIVVFR, encoded by the coding sequence ATGTCTTTTATGGGAGCAAGAGTGGCTGTTAAAACAAGTAACGGCGAATACCTATGTATCGAAAAAGTTAACAATTTGTTAACATCAGGTATGTATGATGAGACAAGACATGATATTATTTTTACTGTACCGGCGGCTTTAAGCGGTACATACATACAAACACATACCAGAGATTTGCTCAGTGTTGCTGATGATGGACACATCAGAATTAAGCCCAGCAATGAAAGTATTACAAATACAGAAACATTTGATTTCATTTGCCTTGGGATGAATAAGGTTGCAATAAGAGCAAATAACGGAAAGTTTGTAAGCTATAAGAAAGATAATAACAAGAAATTATGTGCAGTAAGCGACACCATAGGTCCTGATGAAATCTTTGAGATTATAGTGGTTTTCAGATAA